The following nucleotide sequence is from Lentimicrobiaceae bacterium.
TTTCAGGACGTTTCTGGACAGTCTGCCATTCGAATCACTTCCGCTCCGTAAAAAAGAGGCAGTCTGTATACTAACCGATGGTCAAGACCAATGGGGCGTAGCCTATTCTACATATATTTTAGCAAAACAAGCCGGGTTTGATATCGAATTTCAACATGGCGATCAACCCATTAAGGATGCGCCCATGTACATTCTTCCGTCAATCAAAGGACTGTCTCTGATCAATCGCAATGAATGGTTGACTTTGCTTGATAAAGTAAAAAATGGAGCGATACTGTATGTCTCCTTCGATCTGGGCTTCCTCTCCCCTTTCCTTGAACCGGCAGGTATTGAAGTGGTTATGAGTCAAAACCGGAAAGAACAGGCAAGTTTTATATCCAATGACGGATCGATCAAATCGTTTTCGATGAATGCAGTACGTAAGTTGAACATTACAACTACGACAGCCAAGGTACTGGCTCATGAAAAGGATGACAACCCGATATTCACAGTTAATTCGTACGGGAAAGGGAAAATCTATTTCCTTGGATTCCCAATGGAGATGAATTTGACAAAAATACCGGGAGGATTTACAGAAAAACCTGACGAATGCTGGAAAGTTTATCAGACTATCGCAGCCGAAATTATAAAAGGAAACCGGACAGTGCAGAAAAACGATCCTTATGTGGGAATTACAGAACATGATCTGTCACCGGACGAGAAGGTTGTCGTATTGGTTAATTATTGTCCCGTCGATAGAGATGTGCCCTTATCAATCAACACCGAATGGAAAGTTGAGAAAACTCTTTATGGGAAGCTTCAGGGAAATTCTATGGTCAGACTAAATGCCAATGATGCCTGCGTATTACAATTAAAATATCTAAAATAAAAAGTTAACCAATCAAGGGTTGTCAATGCATTGTTTAGAGGCAGTAACATAGCCAGGTTCGGAGCTCTCAACAGTGAGATGTGTGGAAAAATATGCCCCTGCTACGCTATAAATGATATTAGGAAAAAAATCAATAATTCATTGCCGTATGGAGCCTGAATTTCCAGTAACCACAAGCTATGAAAATCGAATTTGATATTACTTTTAGTAAAATTAAATTTAGTCTTTATTAGGTATATATTTGATTACGTGACTGAAGAGTTAAGAAATATTCTGTGGATTAAGTTTAAGGATGGAGATAACGACGCCTTATCTAATCTTTATGTGGAGTTTGCTCATGAATTGTATTCATATGGACTTAAAATCGCAAAAGATGAGTATTTGGTTAAAGATTGTATACAAGAAACCTTCATCCAATTAATTGAGAGAAGAAAAATGCTTTCAATTACGGCCAGCATTCATATTTATCTTTTTAAATCCCTTCGAAACAGAATCCTTGAAGAATTAAGAACAAAATCCAAAAAACAAAACATTATTGGACAGCTATCGGAGAGGCATTATGAATACGAACAACATGCTGAGCAATTGATTATTGATTTAGAAGTAAAAAAAAACATTAGGGATACAGTAAGTTTATCTATTGCAAAACTACCCAGTCGTCAAAAGGAGATCGTCTATTTAAAATATACCCAAGGTTTTAATTACGATGAAATTGCAGAATTGCTCAATATTGATAAAGCCTCGGCCCGAACACTTCTTTATCGCTCGTTAAAATCTATAAAGGATCAATTGAGCAATAGCGTTCTCCTGCTTCTGTTTATTTTTAGCTCCTTTCCACATCGGCAACAACCTGATATTTAGTTTGTTTGTAAATATTGTCGAAAAAGTACAAATTTTTGTCTATAAAATTGGGCTCTGATCATTAATTAGTAGAGTTATTCCGATTTAAATGTCAAAGAATAAAAATATAACAGATTTTTTATCCTTAATTCAAGATGAAGCATTCATTAACCAGGTGAATAAAACAGAAAATCCGAATGAATTATTGGAAGAACTAGTAGAAAGGAATGCGGGAAACAGCGATTCAATCCGGTATGCTTTCGAATTTATCCAGGTCAATCTTTCGAATAGAACTGAAATGGGTTCGGAAGATTTTGATCAGATTTTGAAAAATATTCAGAATCATTTCAAAAGGAAAACATACTTGCCATATTTAAACTTCATTCCTCAATTGCGCATTGCTGCAATAATCCTTGTCATCATTTCGATTGGGTCACTAGTCATTTACCATCATTTTGCAAAAGATCCCCTGAGTCAGTTTGCCCAAAGTAATGCTACCGATAGCAATCAGGCAACGATTGTGCTTTCAGATGGTTCAACGCGAGTATTAAAAAACAATGATTCATTTATCGATTATAACTCAACTGACGGTGAAGTTCTTATTAAGAGCGACTATGAACAAAAAAAAATAGAAAACAAGAACAATATAAAGGATGCAGTTTTTAATCAGGTTGTGGTTCCTTGTGGACAACGGAAAAAAGTATGGTTAAGTGATGGGACATTGGTCTATTTGAATGCAGGAAGCAGCCTGACTTTCCCGGCAACATTTTACGGCAAAACAAGGGAAGTATACCTGAAGGGAGAAGGATTTTTTGAGGTAAGCAGAAACGAGAAAGTCCCATTCATTGTGAAGACTAATCATATTGATGTCAAAGTTATAGGTACAACATTTAATGTATCGGCATACAATGACGAGTGTATTGTCTCTGCGGTGTTGGTTGAAGGGAAAGTTGAAGTATCACAAAAGAACCAGATACTTGCAAACGATGAATTTACACTTGCTCAGGGGC
It contains:
- a CDS encoding sigma-70 family RNA polymerase sigma factor codes for the protein MTEELRNILWIKFKDGDNDALSNLYVEFAHELYSYGLKIAKDEYLVKDCIQETFIQLIERRKMLSITASIHIYLFKSLRNRILEELRTKSKKQNIIGQLSERHYEYEQHAEQLIIDLEVKKNIRDTVSLSIAKLPSRQKEIVYLKYTQGFNYDEIAELLNIDKASARTLLYRSLKSIKDQLSNSVLLLLFIFSSFPHRQQPDI
- a CDS encoding FecR domain-containing protein, yielding MSKNKNITDFLSLIQDEAFINQVNKTENPNELLEELVERNAGNSDSIRYAFEFIQVNLSNRTEMGSEDFDQILKNIQNHFKRKTYLPYLNFIPQLRIAAIILVIISIGSLVIYHHFAKDPLSQFAQSNATDSNQATIVLSDGSTRVLKNNDSFIDYNSTDGEVLIKSDYEQKKIENKNNIKDAVFNQVVVPCGQRKKVWLSDGTLVYLNAGSSLTFPATFYGKTREVYLKGEGFFEVSRNEKVPFIVKTNHIDVKVIGTTFNVSAYNDECIVSAVLVEGKVEVSQKNQILANDEFTLAQGQGLFYSVNSKNSVVNEVDVDDFVLWKDGLFKFHDMPLVDIVRRVQKYYSLPIQIDGEKLANILVSGKLVLSEDFCEVMKYLSKTIEGSYEKTHDGIYILKQ